The Pseudodesulfovibrio hydrargyri genome segment CCCGGGCCTACGACCTGTACAACCGGGCCTGGCTCATGGACTCCATGGGGCTGACCACCCAATACTACGACAAGGAGCACTTGGTGCCGTTCGGCGAGTACATGCCGTTCGCCGAGTGGGTGCCCTTCAAGCAGCTGGTCCAGGCCGCGGGCAATTTCAAGCCGGGCGTGGACAACAGGCCGCTCAAACTGAACGGCGTTGCGCTGGGCATGCTCATCTGCTATGAAGCGATCTTTCCGGACCTGGCCCAGCAGCAGGTGGAGCGCGGGGCCAATGTGCTGGTGAACATCAGCAACGACGCATGGTTCGGCAACACGTCCGCGCCGGGCCAGCATCTCGACCTGGCGACCATGCGGGCCGTGGAACAGGGCCGTTGGCTGGTCCGCTGCACCAACACGGGCATCTCCGCGTTCATAGACCCGGTGGGCCGCGAGGCAACCATTGGGAACCAGTTCCGGGCCGAGACCCTGAGCATGAAAATCGCTGCCCTTGAAGCCAATACCGTGTATCATCGCATCCACGGCTGGCTCAGGGCGTTCATCTATGTGATGACTGCGGCCGCCTTCGGCTTCATCGCCCTTGCGGCCAGACGAAATAAAGGAATCATTGAATAATGTTGGAATACAACGAACTGAAAGCCGCCTCATCGGACCTGATCGAGCAATACGAATCCCTCTGGGGGCGTCTTTGACTACGCCGAGACCAAGACGCGCCTCGACGAGATAGAGAAGGAACTCTCCAAGCCGGGAGCCTGGGACAATCCCGAGGCCCTGACCCCCATGCTCAAAGAAAAGAGCCAGCTCTCCACCAAGCTCGAGATGTACGACAATCTGTCCGAGGCCCGCGAGGACCTGGACGCCTGGCTGGAACTGGCCCACGAGGCACCCGAGGAGGAATCCCTGTCCGCTCTGAACGCGCAGGTTGACCTGCTCCGCGAGCGGCTGGCCGGGACCGAGCTGGCGACCATGTTCGCCTTTGAGCACGACAAGGGCAACGCCATCCTCGAAATCCACCCCGGGGCGGGCGGCGTCGAGTCCCAGGACTGGGCCGAGATGCTCCTGCGCATGTACAACCGCTACGCCGAGCGCAAGGGGTTCAAGGTCACCCAACTGGACTACCAAGCTGGCGACGAGGCCGGCGTCAAGTCCGTGACCCTGCAGATCGAGGGGCTCTTCGCCTACGGGCTGCTCAAGGGCGAGACCGGCGTGCACCGGCTGATCCGCATCTCTCCCTTCGACTCCTCGGGTAGGCGGCACACCTCGTTCGCCTCGGTGGACGTCTACCCGGACATGGACGACGACATCGAGATCGAGGTCCGGGACGAGGACCTGCGCATCGACACCTTCCGGTCCAGCGGGCCCGGCGGCCAGTCGGTGAACAAGACCAGTTCGGCAGTGCGCATCACCCACATTCCCACGGGCATAGTGGCCCAGTGCCAGAACGAGAAGTCCCAGCACCGCAACAAGGCCACCGCCCTGCGCCTGGTCAAGGCCCGGCTGTACGAACGCGAATTGAAGAAGATCGAGGAGAGCCGCAGACAGGACTACCAGGCCAAGGAAGCCATCGCCTGGGGGAGCCAGATACGGACATACACCCTGCAACCGTATCGTTTGGTCAAGGACCACCGATCCAACAGCGAAAGCGGCAACGTTGATGCCTTCCTGGACGGTGACCTGGACGGAATGATCCGAAACTACCTACTATTCATCCATGCCCACGGACAAAAAAATTAAATTCCCCGAGAACGAACTCGCCTCGGAACTTTGCACCCTCCAGGAGGAGCTGTGCGAATATTCCAAGGGGAGCGGTGAAAATCTCGACCAGGCGGTCTGGGTTTTTCGGCTCATCCAGGGGGTCAGCTGTGAGGAATGGGAGTCCATCGCCGCCAGGCGTGACCTCGGCCAATGGCTCACCCTGCCCATCAACGGCGACACCTACCCGCAATTGAAACGGTTCCAGGAGACCCTGGAGCGGCTGGCCTACCAGACAGACCACGACCCGCTCACGGGGCTGGCCAATAGGCGTGCCTTCGACCGCATCCTGGACATCGAGATCGAACGGTCCAAGCGCGCCCGCACCCCGCTTTCCCTGGCCATCTTCGACCTGGACGACTTCAAGCGGGTCAACGACACCTACGGTCACCAGAAGGGAGACGAGGTCCTGAGCACCTTTGCCCGGCACCTCAAGGCGACCACCCGGCGCTACGACCTGGCGGCCCGCTTCGGCGGCGAGGAGTTCTCCCTGATCATGGCCGGGTCCGGCCTGGTCAAGGCGCAGCGGCTCTTGAGCCGCCTGCTCAACGAATTCAGACAGCTCGAATTTACCACCCCTGACGGGGACGGGACTTTTCACGTCACCTGTTCCGTCGGCCTCACCTGCTACAAGGGGAGCGTGAACATCACGGACAAGGAACTGATCGAACTGGCCGACGGCGCGCTCTATGAAGCCAAGGCCGCAGGCAAGGACCAGGTCAAGGTCTCCAGGCTCGCGTTCGCGGACAACGTCCCCAACGAGACCCTGGTGCACGCCAACGAAAAGCAGTTCCTGTTCGGCGGGAAATAACGGAGACGGACAATGAATCAGAACACTACACTCAGTCTCTCAATCATGAGCGGAAAAGGCGGGGTCGGCAAGACCAACATCGTGCTCAACCTGGGCTACGCCCTGCACGCCATGGACATCACGTCCATGCTCATGGATTGCGACCTCGGGCTGGCCAACCTCGACGTCCTGCTCGGCATCTCTCCGGACCGCAACCTGCACGACCTGCTGCAGACCGGCGTTGACGCCGAGGACGTGCTCGTGTCCATCGAGGACGGCTTCGACATGCTCCCGGCCACCAGCGGCGTCCCCGAACTGGTGGAGATGGACGAGGACCTGCAGGATATCCTGTTCAAGAAGCTCATCAACATCGCGGGCGAGTACGACTTCCTCATGCTCGATCTCGGAGCGGGCATCAGCCACACGGTCCTGTCCCTGGCCGCCCTGACCCAACTGCGCGTGGTGGTGGTCACTCCTGAGCCCACCTCCCTGACCGACAGCTACGCCATGATCAAGGTCCTGACCACCCAACACGACATCAAGGACTTCCTGGTCCTGGTCAACCAGGCCACCAGCGCCAAGGAGGCCAACCAGACCTTTGACCGGCTCAACGCCGCGTGCATGAATTTCCTGAACATAGAACTGCGCAACCTGGGCTTCGTGCACCAGGACCGCACCCTGGTCGAGTCGGTTCGCCGACAGACCCCGCTCATGAAATTCGCCCCGCAGGCCACGGCCAGCAAGGATATAGTCGGTATTGCCAAGAAGCTCATCCGGTACCGCGAGGACAACCGGGAGCGTATCGCGGGCCGCCCCATTCTGAAGGATTTTCCATCGGAATGAAATTCAGGAAATAATGGTTGACGAAAAGAGTTATTTTTCGGCATAGTTAGTGAGAATTTCGGACTGATTCCTTTTTTGTGACCTCACAGGACCAATCACGGAACCTGCGGGAAACATATGTTTCAGGGGGAACATCATGAATAAGAGCGAATTGATCAAGGCTCTGTCAGAACAGAAAAAAATGCATGTGGACGAGGCCACCAAGGTGGTCGGCGCCTTCGTGGATTCCGTCAAGGAAGCCCTGCTTCGGGGCGATCGCGTGGAGATTCGCGGTTTTGGCAGCTTCAAGATCAAGGACTACGAAGGGTACACCGGACGCAACCCCAAGACCGGAACCGTCGTCCAGGTCAGACCCAAGAAACTTCCTTTCTTCCGTCCTGGCAAAGAGTTGAAGGAATACATCAACCAGTAGGATGCGACGACTCACATATTGCCTGTTTCTGGCAACGTTGATCCTTGTGTGCGGCGATGCCCGGGCGCAGGGTTCTGTTTTGACCATCCTTTACTCGGCAAATACGTATGGCGCGGTGCGGCCATGCCCTACCTGAGGCGGCAAGACCCTCGGAGGGGTGGCCCGTCGGGCCACGTATTTTATGGACGTTCAACAAAACGACGCCCCCAGGCTGCTGGTTTCCGGCGGCTGGGAATTTTTCCGGCCCAACGGCAATCCGGGACTGACCAGAACCATGGTCGCCCTGAGCAAGGCGTTCAACGAAATGCACTACGACGTGGGGCTGCTCACTGCCCGGGAGGCCGAGAAGCTTGCCGGGGACGACGTGCCCCGCTGGCCGTGGCAGAAGACGGCCGAGGAAGAGCCGTTCACCGTGCGGGAGGTGGCCGGTGGCCGCAAGGTCGGCTTCCTGCGCTACCCGTCCCTGCCCGCGGACGCCGATGGGCCGTCCAAGGCCCTGATCGCCAAGCTCTCCAAGGAGATCAAGGCGTACCGGGGCAAGGTGGACCTGCTCATCGGTCTGTGTGACTGGGGCTGGGTGGCCGAGAGCGACTACCTCAAGTCGAACCCGGCCCAGGTCCCGGACATGCTTTTGGGTAGCGGAGGCGGATCCGGCATCAACGGGCGCATCCAGGCCGACGGCCGCTGCCTCTGGGTCAGGCCTTACGACAAGGGCCGCAGCCTGGCCCAGGTAAACGTCCTGCAATGGCCCAAAAGAGAAAATTCATTTGCCTGGGAAGAAGCGAAGAATTATACATCGGCTTCCATAGGTATGAACGACACGATTGTGGACAATCCGGAAATCGATGCTTTTTTTCAATAAAGCGGCAACGTTTTCGGATGGATAAGTATACTTCAGGAGGAGATGACGATGGAATTACGAGGAGCTTTCACCGCTCTCTCGACGCCCTTCAAGGATGGCGAGGTCGACGAATCGACCTATCGCGATTTCATTGAATGGCAGATCGAGCAGGGTATTGACGGCCTGGTGCCCTGCGGCACCACCGGCGAAGCGGCGACCATGTCCCACGAGGAACAGGGACGGGTCATCAAGATCTGCGTCGAGCAGACCAAAGGCCGCGTGCCGGTCATTGCCGGGGCCGGGTCCAACTCCACCAAGGAAGCCATCGAGTTGACCAAGATGGCCAAGGACGCCGGGGCCGACGCCACCCTGCAGATCACGCCCTACTACAACAAACCCACGCCCGGCGGCCTGGTGGCCCACTTCAAGGCCATCGCCCAGGCGGCCCCCCTTCCCATGGTCATATACAACGTGCCCGGGCGGACCGGCCTGAACTGCCTGCCGTCCACGCTGAAGATGATCAAGGACGCCGTGCCCGAAGCGATCGCGGTCAAGGAAGCCACCGGCAACCTGTGCCAGGGCGCCGAAGTTGTGGAGCTTTGCGGCCGGGATTTCATGCTTCTGTCCGGCGACGATTTCACCGCCCTGCCCTTGCTGGCTGTGGGCGGCGTCGGCGTCATCTCGGTCATTTCCAACATTATGCCCAAGGCCATGAGCTCCATGTGCCACGCCTTTTTCGCCAAGGACCATGAAAAGGCGCTCGAACTGAGCCTCAAAATGGCCCCGGTCAACCGGGCCATGTTCATGGAAACCAACCCCATCCCGGTCAAGTCCTCCCTGGCCATGATGGGCATTTTCAAGGACGCCCAGTTCCGACTGCCCATCGTCCCTCTGCAGGACGAAAACAAACCCAAACTGGAAGCCGTGCTGAAAACCGCCGGTCTTTTGTGATATCCAAGGCCTCGGCTCACAGCCGGGGCCTTTTTTCGTCATCTCCCGGAAAAGGGACGGTCCAAGCCGTCCCTTTTTTGATGCCGCCACCTTTCTGATTTGGTGTCCAGCCTCCGACAAAAAGAAAGAGGCGCCCTTCTTGATGGGTGCCTCTTTCTTTTGTTCGGCGAATCGCTTTACTTATTGGCGAACTTTTTTCTTCCGACAGACAGCAGACCGGCGAGTCCAACACCGAGCAGGAGGAACGTGGACGGCTCGGGAGTGGGCGTCGGCGCGTCGACCACGCCGACATTGTCCCATAACACCGTATATTCCTGAGCGAAGGATGTTTTGGTGTTCAAGATGATCTCATCGATCGTCGTGGGAAGGAAAAGAGAGGAGCTGTATACCAGCGAATTGTTGATGTAGTAGTCGATGGCGCTGCCGGTGATGGCCATTCCCAGTGAATACCAAGCGTCTTCGTCCGTTAAATCCTGGCCGACCGCGACCCAATGATTCAGATCCCAGACATGAAATCCGTAGCTGTCGGTCAGATTGTGCCAACTGATGATCGGCCAGCCGGTCACACCGCCGACGCTCGAGGTTCCCCACAGTCCCGCGCGCATGTCATGCCAAGCGGCGTCGACAAACAGGTCGCCGATGATCATCTTGCCCGTGGCGGGCGTGCCGATGTCCGTCTTTTCTTTGGTCTGATAGAATTCCTGGCTGGGCACGGGAGGCGCGATACCGATGACGAGACGGCCGTCCGGAGTGGTCTCGAACTGGTCGGGAGCGGTACGGTCGGGGTACCATGACGAGAGTTCGGAGTCATCATCAAAGGTAAAAACGCTGGCGTTGGCCATGTTGGGAATCAACAGCAGGCAGATGGCAAGAGACAACAGAATTTTTTGCATAGGGGTCGCCTTTTGGTATAGAGTGACCAGGACCGGAAGACATTTGACAACATATTCACAAAGCAAGGCACATGCCAAATAAAACCCCTATGTATTTCAATAAACTGGTTGTTTAAAACTGAAAATATTGTCGGCAGACTTTACACAATCGCCCTGTTGCCGAAAGAAAACCTTACACTTCTTTATCCCTTGCGCGTGCAATACGAATCAAGACAAACAGGAACACGAACAAGGAGCGACAATTGCTCCAGCCCGCACAAGTTGCACGGCGATACGACGTATTTCTCGGTATGGATCAAAAAAGGGCAAAGCAAAGGCCCGCCAGCACAACGCTGGCGGGCCCGACTTTGCGCACTCTATCAGCTTGTTACAGCTTAGCCTTCGAAGGCCTTGATGAAGTTGGGGGCGACCTGCTTCTTGCGGCTCATGACGCCGTCAAGCCAGACGGGCTCGCCCTTGGTGGCGATGCCGAAGGCCTTCTCGACGACGGAAGGATCGTCGGAGGCGATGAGCATCTCGGAGCCTTCCTTCATGATGTCGGTCAGGAGCAGGAAGACGGAGTGGCGGCCGTCGGCCTTGACCTTCTCGATCTCGGCCTGCAGGGCGTCCTTGTGGGCGTCAAGCATGGACAGGTCAACCACTTCCAGCTGGCCGATGCCGACCTTGTTGCCGGACATGTCGAAGTCCTTGTAGTCGCGGAAGACCAGCTCGCTGGCGGGAGCGCCGTCAACGGCGGACTTGACCTTGAACATCTCCATGCCCAGGGCCATGACGTCGCTCACGCCGGCGATCTTGGCCAGGGCTTCGACGGCGGCCTTGTCGGCGTCGGTACAGGTGACGGACTTGAACATGACGGTGTCGCTCAGGATGGCGCACAGCAGGATACCGGCGATGTTGGCCGGGATCTCCACGTTGTAGAAGTCGTACATGGACTTCAACACGGTGGCGGAACAGCCCACGGGCCAGACCCACATTTCCAGCGGACCGGCGGTGGTGATGTCGCCCAGCTTGTGGTGGTCGACGACGGCAAGGAGCTCACCCTTGTCCAGGTTGTCGATGGTCTGGGAAATGTCGGTGTGGTCGACCAGGATGATCTGCTTGTCGGTGGCGTCGGTGACGATCTCGGGAGCGGCGAAGCCGAACTTCTCGAGCACAAAGGCGGTCTCCGGGGCGATCTCGCCCTGAGTCACGGCCTTGGCTTCCATACCACGTTTGCTGTACAGATCGGCGGCACCGAGCGCGGAAGCGACGGTGTCGGTATCGGGGTTCTTGTGTCCAACAACCAAAATAGCCATATCAAGTCCTCCTAATTAAATTATCCCGTATAAGGAAATTGAGCATTGAAAACAGAATGTGACAGATATCACAAAGCACATCGACTGCCAAGCTAAAAGCGCAGTCCGAACGAGAAAAGCGTGAAATGAATAGGGCCCGTCGCCGGAATGCCATAGATCCGCCACAAGCCCCGGATTGCAACGCTTCCGGCGGGGATGAACAGGTTTGCGCATCACCTGTTGAAGCCAGTCGAACGCAAGCCGGATGGTCCCGACAATGTGAAGATGATCCCAAGCCCCTGCTCCAGCGACGTTATCGCGTCCGGAGACGTCCCGGGAGGTCTGGAGCGGACTCCTTACAAGGTTGGCAGGAAGCGGTACAGGGCAAAGAGGATGACGCCCGCCGCCAGGATGGCGTAAGCCCGCTTCAGGCGAAGGGCCATGAGGCCGCCGACCGAAGCGGCCACCCAAAGGTGGGCCCAGGTCACGCCCAAGGGCGGAAACATGCTCGGATACGCGGAGAAGACAAGGTCGAATCCCTGCTTGAGGATGAGCACGGCCACCAGGAAGCTTGCCCAGCTCATGACCAGCCCCCTGGCCATGGAGCGCAGGATGAGCGTGCCGGGCAGGTGTTTGGAGTCCGGGTTGCGCGCCCAGTTGAGCAGCGCGTTGTAGCTCCCCTGCTCCCGTTCTCGCAGCCACCCCTCCACCTTGGTGCCGATCCAGGCCAACGGCATGCTGGCAAAGAGCACGAACATGATCCGTGACGGCTGATCCAGGCCGAACCAGGTGGTCAGGGCCAGGGCCGAAAAGGTGGCCGCCGTGAGCTGGGGCGGAATATACGTCCCGGCCGGGATGAGGTCGAGCCAGAAGAGTTCGAAGAAGATGGCGATGTACAGGCTGGTGGTGTACTCGCCGGTGGCCGCGCCCCAGAAGAAGCCGACCACCAGGGGGCGCTCAAGCAGGCCGATGCTTAGGGACGAGCGGAACTGGGAAAACAGGGCAAAAAAAAAGCGACCATGGCGAACCAGGCGAAGGTGTGCTGAACGACCATGGCCTAGAACCTCACCTGCACGGGATCGTTGGGTACGCACCGGAAGTCCAGTTCCACGCCCTTGCGGTTCAGGTGGCGCAGACAGGTCTCGTCCTCGTCGGACAGGGCCACGCTCGGGGAGACCTGGCGTTTGCCCGGGCTGTAGTGGACGTTGCCTATGTTCAGGACATGGAAATCGAACCCGGAATCAAAGGCGCGACGGGCATCGGCACAACTGGAAAAGAGGATGATGGAGTCATGGTCTCCGGGCGCTGAGAAGAGCCGGGACATGATCGCGGGCACCTCTTCCACGGTGACGAAGGAGCTCTTCACGGCCTGTGGGATGGCCAGGGACATGATTTCCTGTTGGAGGATGTCGTGGGCCAGCTCGTCGTTGGCCACCACGACGTTCTTGGCTCCGGTGTATGGCAGCCACGTCTCGATGATCTGGCCGTGAATCAAGCGGTTGTCGATACGAACGAGAGTCACGGCATCATACCTATTTCTTTGCTTTTTTGCGCAGCATCGCCCCGGCCACCTTGATCCCCTGCTGGCCCGCGTTCATGACCTTTTCGGCCAGCTCGGGCAGCTTCATGGACCGGGCCTGCAGGGCCGCCACGACCATGGGGAGGTTGACGCCGGTGATGACTTCGAGATTTTCCGACTTCATGAGGGACAGGGACATGGTCGTGGGAGAGCCGCCGAACAGGTCGGTCAAGGCCAGGACGCCCTTGCCCTGCTCCACGGAATGGATCGCCTTGCGCACGCCTTCCAGGGTCTCGTCAACGCCCTTGTTCACGTCGACGCCCACGGCCAGGCAGTTCTCCTGCGGCCCCATGACCGTTTCGGCGGCCTGAAGCAGGGTCTCGCCGAAGGTCCCGTGGGTGACCAGCACCACGCCGATCACGCCGTCCTTTTTGTCAGTCTTTGCAACCATGTCTAACCGAGTTCCATGTGTCGATGTTCGATCGAAACAGTATACCCTTTTTCCTTCAGGGTTGCCAGTACCGACTCGGCCACGGAAACCGACCGGTGGCGGCCGCCGGTGCAGCCCAGGGCCAGGGTGATCCGATAACGCCCTTCCTCGGCATAAAGCGGCAGGATGTAAAGCAGAAATTCATGGAACCGCTTAATGAACCCCTCGCCCGTGGGGTTGCCCAGGACGTAGTCGGCGACCGCCTTGTCCTGGCCGGACAGGGGGCGCAGGGACTTGTCGAAATAGGGGTTGGGCAGAAAGCGCAGGTCGAAGACCAGATCGGCCTCGGACGGCACGCCGTATTTGAAGCCGAAGGTGATGATGTGCACCCGCATGCCCTTGCTCACGTCCTTGAGGGACGACCACTTGGTCTGGATGACCCGGCGCAGGTCGTGGATGGAATAATCCGTGGTGTCCAGGACCAGAACGGCTCCGAGGCGCACCGGCTCCAGAAGCTTCTTTTCCATCTCCAGGGCCTGCTCGAGGCCCAGGTTGCGTGATTCCAGCGGATGCGGGCGGCGGGTGGTGGCGTAGCGGCGGACCAGCTCGGCCATCTTGGCCTCGAGAAACAGGACCTGAGGGGTGATGCCGAGTTGAGCGAACCCTTCCTGCGCCTTGCTCCAGCCGTCCACGAACTCGAACTGGCGCAGGTCCATGCCGAGCGCCAGACCGCGGTATTTGGTGTCGAACGAGAGGATGAGGTCGGCCAGCTTGGCCGACATCTCGGACGGGAGCCCGTCGATGCAGAAGAACCCCAGGTCCTCGAAGACCTTGAGCGCGGTGCTCTTGCCCGAGCCGGAGAGTCCGGTGACGATCACCACCGGGAAGGGGTTGGTCGAGGTCACAACGGATTCCGTCCCTTCGGTTACACGCTTTTGAGCAGGGCCCAGAGGCCCTCAAGGTCATCGGCCGACAGGAACGCCTTGCGGAATTCCTCGTCCTTGAGCAGGCGGGAGATCTGGGCCAGGACGCGCAGATGCATGCCCGCCACCTGTTCCGGGGCGAGCACCAGGAAAAAGATGGTGCACGGGGCGTGGTCCAGCGCTTCGAATTCCACGCCCTTGCGGCTGCGGCCCACGACCACGATGACCTTTTCCAGGTCCTCAAGCTTGCCGTGAGGGATGGCGATGCCGTCTCCGATGCCGGTGGAACCGAGCCGTTCACGATCGAGAAGGACACGGACCGCATGGTCCGTGTCCATCTCTGGATATTGTACGCCCAGGGGGGCGACGAGTTCATTCAATACGTCCGACTTGGTTGCGGACTCGAGTTCGGGAAGGATCAGCTCCTTCGCCAGGTAATCACTGAGTTTCATGCTTAGTTTCCGGGGTCGATGAGGCCGTAATCGCCGTTCTTTCTCTTGTATATCACGTTGACGCCGTCGGTCTCCGCATTGAGGAAGACCAGGAATTCGTTGTCACGGGCATCCAGCTGCATGGCGGCCTCGTCCACGGACATGGGCTTGGGCTCGTATGCGTCGGTGCCGACGATGGTGGGCGCTGAACCGGGAGCGATGTCCTCGTAGGACAGGTAGTTCATCTGCACCATCTTATTGGGACGCGCCTGCCTGGGGCGATTCTTCATCTTTTCGCGCATCTTGCGCAGCTGGGCCTCCAGCTTGTCCAGGACCATGTCGATGGTGGAGTACATGTCCTCCGAATCTTCATAGGCCGAGATATGTATGCGATCCGAGTTCAGGATCACGTCCGCCTTGTGGCGGAACTTGTCGACCAGCAGGTTGACCTGGAGATCGGCCTCCGCATCGGAAACGTATCTTGCTACCTTTTCAAAACGCTTTTCCGCATAACCCTTGAGGTGATCGGAAGGCTCGAAGTTCTTGAAAGTGAAGCTGATGTTCATACGCTGCCTCCTGGTTGAGAGTGCTTCAAGCAGCCCCTAGAAGTACTGCTTTCGTTTCGAAGACGAAGCTATGCCCATGGCCGAGCGGTATTTGGCGACCGTGCGCCGGGCGATGTTCACTTCCAGCTTTTCCTGGAGGATCTCGCCTATCCTCTCGTCGCTGAGCGGTTTCTTCGTGTCTTCATCTGCGATCATTTGCTTAATGAGCGCCTTGACGCTCTCCGAACCCACCTGGGACCCGTCGTTCAGGTCCAGGGCCGAGTTGAAGAAGAACTTCAGCTCGAAGATGCCGTGAGGGGTCGAGACATATTTGTTGGTCGTGATCCGGCTCACGGTGGATTCGTGCATCTCGATGTCTTCCGCCACCTCCTTGAGGATGAGGGGTTTGAGCTTTGTCACGCCCTCCTCGAAGAATGCCCGTTGGAAGCCGACAATGCTCTCAACTACTTTATACAAGGTTCGCTGCCGCTGGTACAGACTTTTCATCAACCATGCGGCGGAACGCATCTTTTCCTGGAAATATTCCTTCTCCTTGTCGGCCGCGCCCTTCATGGAATCCATGTAGAAGGTGTTCATCTGGAGCCTCGGCATACCGTCCTCGTTGAGGATGATGACGAAGTCCTCGCCGTACTTGTAGACGAACACGTCCGGGCTGACGTAGTGCGGCTCGGTGCTGGAGAAGTTGGCACCCGGCATGGGATCGAGCGTCTGCATCAGATCCAGGTACGACTTGAGCTCGTCCATGGTGATCTTGAACTTGCGCGCCAGAGGCTTGTAACGATTCTTCTCCAGGTCCTCCAGGTGGTCGCTGACCAGGGAGACCAGGATCGGGTCGTCATATCCGAGGACCTCCATCTGGACCAGCAGGCACTCCTGCGGGGTCCGGGCGCCCACGCCGACCGGGTCCAGGTGCTGGATGCGGCGCAGAACGGACTCGATCTCCTCCTCCGAGGCCTGGACCATGGCGGTCAACTCCTCCATGGTGGCCTGCAGGTAGCCGTTGGCGTCGATATTGCCGAGGATGACGTCGCCGATGGCCAGCTCGTGCTCGGAGAAGTTGGACAGGCGCATCTGCCAGTTCAGGTGCCCTTCCAGAGAGGGCTTCGAGGCCAGGCGGGCCTCGAAGGACATGCCCTCCTCGGGCATCTCCATGTCGCGAGACAGGGCCTGCTTGGAGGTGGAGGAAAATTCGCCCAGGTAGTTTTCCCAGTCCGCGTTGCGGACCAGTTCCTCCTCGGCCTGGGATTCGGTCAGGACCTCGGTCTTGTCCGGGACCTCGGTGTCGGTCTCGGTTTCGTCCAGGAAGGGATTCTCCAACAATTCCTGCTGCACGGTCTCCAGCAGTTCAAGCCGCGACAGTTGCAGCAGCTTGATGGCCTGCTGCAACTGGGGCGTCATGACCAGTTGCTGTGAGAGCTTGAGCTGTTGCCGAAGTTCCAATCCCATGATGCGCTACCCGCTTGAGGTTGTGTTTATCGATTGCCGGATAAAGAAATTTTTTTTAACCGCCAGACATTTTTTCCGGTTCAACCATGCCACAGTGAACTAAAGGATGCAACACAATTGTGTTAACATCCTGTTTACATTAATATTTCCGCCTGCATATTATGATATGAAAAAAGTGTACCAACCTTTAGCAACGGTGTAAATCGGGAAAGAGGAAAAAAAGACGAAAACGGCGGGCTAAAGCCGGAAATCCTCGCCCAGATATATCTGCCGGGCGCGGCTGGACTTGACGATCTCGGATGGGGCTCCCTCCAGGATGACCGTGCCCTCGTAGACCAGGTAGGCCCGGTCGCAGATATTCAGGGTTTCCCGGACGTTGTGATCCGAGATGAGGATACCGATATCCATGGACTTGAGCACGGAGATAATCTCCTGGATGTCGATGACCGCGATGGGATCGATACCGGCAAACGGCTCGTCCAGGAGGATGAACTGCGGATCGAGGATGAGCGCCCGGGCTATTTCGAGCCTGCGCCGCTCGCCGCCGGACAGGAACATGGACGCCTGGTCCGCCAGCTTGGTGATGGTGAACATCTCCATGAGTTCGTCGGCCCGGGCCCGCTGTTGCCGCGAGGTCATGGAGGTCTGCTCCAGGATGATCTCCAGGTTC includes the following:
- the lptB gene encoding LPS export ABC transporter ATP-binding protein is translated as MAEGLRATNLSKRYGQKEVVHGINIKLDAREVVGLLGPNGAGKTTTFYMLVGIVQPNTGEVSLGGHVLTDKPLHERARLGVSYLPQESSIFKKLTVRQNLEIILEQTSMTSRQQRARADELMEMFTITKLADQASMFLSGGERRRLEIARALILDPQFILLDEPFAGIDPIAVIDIQEIISVLKSMDIGILISDHNVRETLNICDRAYLVYEGTVILEGAPSEIVKSSRARQIYLGEDFRL